A stretch of Lysobacter sp. K5869 DNA encodes these proteins:
- a CDS encoding carboxylate-amine ligase → MSAQCDYSFGIEEEFFLVRPHSRLLATQVPARLLKRARAELGESIESELLQAQIEIASPVQCDPAQARRQLGELRRGLAALAHEHGLALLAAGTHPLGQWREQSPTDKPRYRQLVEDFQIVARRSQVCGLHVHVQLPDDVDRVQAMNRAMPWLPLLLALSTSSPFWDRLNSGLMSYRQAMYDEWPRTGIPDFFAGEAEYDAFAALLVRAGAIGDAGSLWWAIRPSPNFPTVELRISDACTHLDDSLAIAALFRCLMRHISRHPAEAPPCDAGTRRLIDENRWRAKRSGLQAEFFDASGRIEPALAQLRRLRELVADDAAALDCTAALAHLDVIAERGTSAHAQLAIYRERRQNGASRNTALKAVVDWLLQATVPAADADTPPN, encoded by the coding sequence ATGAGCGCGCAGTGCGATTACAGCTTCGGCATCGAGGAAGAGTTCTTCCTCGTCCGTCCCCACAGCCGCCTGCTCGCCACGCAAGTGCCCGCGCGCCTGCTCAAGCGCGCGCGCGCCGAACTCGGCGAGAGCATCGAAAGCGAACTGCTGCAAGCGCAGATCGAAATCGCCTCGCCGGTGCAATGCGACCCCGCCCAGGCCCGGCGCCAACTCGGCGAACTGCGCCGCGGCCTGGCCGCGCTCGCGCACGAGCACGGGCTGGCGCTGCTCGCCGCCGGCACCCACCCGCTGGGCCAATGGCGCGAGCAAAGCCCGACCGATAAGCCGCGCTACCGGCAGTTGGTCGAGGATTTCCAGATCGTCGCCCGGCGCAGCCAGGTCTGCGGCCTGCACGTGCACGTGCAACTGCCCGACGACGTCGACCGCGTGCAAGCGATGAACCGCGCGATGCCGTGGCTGCCGTTGCTGCTGGCGCTGTCCACGTCCTCGCCGTTCTGGGACCGTTTGAACAGCGGACTGATGAGCTACCGTCAGGCCATGTACGACGAATGGCCGCGCACCGGCATTCCCGATTTCTTCGCCGGCGAAGCCGAGTACGACGCCTTCGCCGCGCTGCTGGTGCGCGCCGGCGCGATCGGCGACGCGGGCTCGCTGTGGTGGGCGATCCGGCCCTCGCCGAACTTCCCCACCGTCGAGCTGCGCATCAGCGACGCCTGCACCCACCTCGACGACAGCCTCGCCATCGCCGCGCTGTTCCGCTGCCTGATGCGGCATATCTCGCGCCACCCCGCCGAAGCGCCGCCGTGCGACGCGGGCACGCGCCGCTTGATCGACGAAAACCGCTGGCGCGCCAAGCGCTCGGGCCTGCAGGCCGAATTCTTCGACGCCAGCGGCCGGATCGAACCCGCGCTGGCGCAGCTGCGGCGTTTGCGCGAACTCGTCGCCGACGATGCCGCCGCGCTCGACTGCACCGCCGCGCTGGCGCATCTGGACGTGATCGCCGAGCGCGGCACCAGCGCGCACGCGCAGTTGGCGATCTACCGCGAACGGCGCCAAAACGGCGCCAGCCGCAACACCGCGCTCAAGGCCGTGGTCGATTGGCTGCTGCAAGCGACCGTCCCCGCCGCGGACGCCGACACTCCCCCGAATTGA
- a CDS encoding type 1 glutamine amidotransferase: MANAARKLLIGLSPRMMRNLPPEYGFRNKTLQYLEQSMAHWVMSSGALVVMIPTVDAEGAVQASDLSVRDYAGALDGLILQGGADIDPVAYGERPSELLMATDPDRDRFELSLLRAFIDVGKPVLGVCRGMQLINVAHGGSLYQDLVGGGATRAQHYIPAQYDEHKHALRLREDGWLASLYPQVAQPQVNSIHHQGIKQIGDGLQVEAWSEDGIAECVRGDEGFVVGVQWHPEFHDHRFPELLSGRPLLMAFIEAARQRERAGG; this comes from the coding sequence ATGGCCAACGCCGCCCGCAAACTATTGATCGGACTGTCCCCGCGCATGATGCGCAACCTGCCGCCCGAATACGGCTTCCGCAACAAGACCCTGCAATACCTCGAGCAATCGATGGCGCATTGGGTCATGAGCAGCGGCGCGCTGGTGGTGATGATCCCCACCGTCGACGCCGAGGGCGCGGTCCAGGCCAGCGACCTGTCGGTGCGCGATTACGCCGGCGCGCTCGACGGCCTGATCCTGCAAGGCGGCGCCGACATCGACCCGGTCGCATACGGCGAACGTCCCAGCGAATTGCTGATGGCGACCGATCCCGATCGCGACCGCTTCGAGCTGAGCCTGCTGCGCGCCTTCATCGACGTCGGCAAACCGGTGCTCGGCGTTTGCCGCGGCATGCAGCTCATCAACGTCGCCCACGGCGGCAGCTTGTACCAAGACTTGGTCGGCGGCGGCGCGACCCGCGCGCAGCATTACATTCCCGCGCAGTACGACGAACACAAGCACGCCTTGCGCTTGCGCGAGGACGGCTGGCTGGCGTCGCTGTATCCGCAGGTGGCCCAGCCGCAGGTCAATTCGATCCATCATCAGGGCATCAAGCAAATCGGCGACGGTCTGCAAGTGGAAGCCTGGTCCGAGGACGGCATCGCCGAATGCGTGCGCGGCGACGAGGGCTTCGTGGTCGGCGTGCAATGGCATCCGGAGTTCCACGATCATCGTTTCCCCGAATTGTTGTCGGGGCGGCCGTTGTTGATGGCGTTCATCGAGGCGGCGCGGCAGCGCGAGCGGGCCGGGGGTTGA
- a CDS encoding AraC family transcriptional regulator, with protein MVRSTTFEQYSARIEKVVAFLAQRLDQPLTLAQLAEAGHFSPYHFHRVYRGLMGETIASTQRRLRLHRAAHELLHSPHSIARIAQRAGYASVAAFTRAFGAAYEQTPAAFRKRRAAPPALARADFDPTLESLMYTAQISTLAPHRAVALPHRGDYNGIGPVFERLYGWAGASGLLGPQPVRAFGIYYDSPNDTPAEELRSEACLAVPANTAPGDGMRWIEIAGGRHAVVVHTGPYSELHRAYDWLFCQWLPASGEEAGDAPVYEEYLNDSRSLPPEQWQTAICLPLK; from the coding sequence TTGGTTCGCAGCACCACCTTCGAGCAATACAGCGCCCGCATCGAGAAAGTGGTGGCGTTCCTGGCGCAACGCCTCGACCAGCCGCTGACCTTGGCGCAACTGGCCGAAGCCGGGCATTTCTCGCCCTATCACTTCCACCGCGTCTACCGCGGCCTGATGGGCGAGACCATCGCCAGCACCCAGCGCCGCCTGCGCCTGCACCGCGCCGCGCACGAGCTGCTGCACAGCCCGCACAGCATCGCGCGCATCGCCCAGCGCGCCGGCTACGCCAGCGTCGCCGCCTTCACCCGCGCGTTCGGCGCCGCCTACGAGCAGACTCCGGCGGCGTTCCGCAAGCGTCGTGCCGCCCCGCCCGCGCTGGCCCGCGCGGACTTCGACCCGACTCTGGAGAGCCTCATGTACACCGCGCAAATTTCCACCCTCGCCCCGCACCGCGCCGTCGCCCTGCCGCACCGCGGCGACTACAACGGCATCGGCCCCGTGTTCGAGCGCCTGTACGGCTGGGCCGGCGCGTCGGGCCTGCTCGGCCCGCAGCCGGTGCGCGCGTTCGGCATCTACTACGACAGCCCCAACGACACGCCGGCCGAAGAACTGCGCTCCGAGGCCTGCCTCGCGGTGCCGGCCAACACCGCGCCCGGCGACGGCATGCGCTGGATCGAGATCGCCGGCGGCCGCCACGCCGTGGTCGTGCACACCGGTCCCTACAGCGAACTGCACCGCGCCTACGACTGGCTGTTCTGCCAATGGCTGCCGGCCAGCGGCGAGGAAGCCGGCGACGCGCCGGTGTACGAGGAATACCTCAACGACAGCCGCAGCCTGCCGCCCGAGCAATGGCAAACCGCGATCTGCCTGCCGCTGAAATGA